ATACGTAAGGGCAAGTTGTAGATTAAGGCACTCGTGACACCAGGCACATAAAACATATGAAGAGTGAAGCAAACAAATTGCACTTACCGAGGACCGGACAAATTAAAGGTAGATTTCGATTAAGCAGGACAAAGCGCTGAGAAAACAGATGACGCAACAATATTAAGAGAGCTACGCGCAAGGTTCGACAGAGCGGGATATGATGTGGTATGGCTGATTCATGAGGTAGGTGTAAGATGCTTGTTGAAGAGCCGCCGAATTTGATAGGGAGAGATTAAGTTAAAGGTAACAGCTAGCAACTGATGGGCAATGATTGGCTGCTTTTGGTAATGTTGAAGCGTgatctcaaggccaagaatcAACAGGTTGCGCGTATTCCGGCGAAGACGAAGGCGACGGAGACGGCGAGATGCGGCCAATGGAGCAGAGGGTACAGGCTGGAGATAGTCGAGGGTTCCTCTGATCAGCGCCGTTGGAAAACAAACACAAGATCGCCTGATGTTTGATGTCTGAGAGGATGTAGGAACTACAGTGATGTGTTGAGTATCCGTGCTCTGATCTTTATTAGGTGTACGGATAAGAAACTAGGAATCGTTCGAGGTTTGACAGCATATCTGATCGGGAGGCAGTTGACTCTAGGGAATAGTGGGCAATAGCAGCGGCGCAGAAATGTTGAAAAGAGACGCGCAAGCGAACGCCTGAGGTTTGGACGAACACAACGGCAAATCTTGGCCCAAACGTAGCCAAGTCGAACCGAGTCCAGGGAAGAGGTACGGCAGCGAATTGAATGACACGGCTCTGAGGGATGTTTTGGCTCGGTCGACCAAAATAGCTTGGCCCAGATAATCGTATGGTCCGTTCACTGGGGCTGGTCTGGATCTGAATCTTCCTAGCGTAGGGGTCTCTCTCCAGACCAAGTCAGGCGAGTGGCTGTTGATAATGGCTCGAGCTCTCAATGGTGGAGTTGGGATGGAGACAAGTTGATCATCAACACAATCATGTGTACTATGTATTAACGTCTCAGGGTTTGTCAGGGCTTAGTGAACAGATgtatataaaagaaaggtCAACGTGGAGTCTGTATGCTTAATTGATGGGGAAGTAAAAATTCGTCCATGTTACTTTTCATAGGTAGTCTCCGACGAGGGAGGTGTTGTCTGGATCACTCCTGTTCCCCACTAACATGCCCGAGTGTTAGGGAAGGATCTCACCACTTGTTTCCTTCCCATGTTGATCGGTTCGCTTAGGCAGGCATGATACATTGTGTCCTCCTGGGTCATTTGTTTAAACCACACCTTCCCAAACAGATATTAGTTGTTTGTAGATCAGGGGTTTggcaactacctacctagagaTCAAACCTGCTGCTATCTGTATCAAGGCTCCTGTGAGAAAACAGAAGTGACAGATAGATACCTTAATAACAAATGCTGCACAATAGTCGCATTCTCTCAACAGTTTATTCCATAACAATGCTACGAATAGTTGATTATAGCCACCGCCGGCCCCTCCCTACGTTCTAGAACCAATGATTCGAAGCACGTGGGCACGTTTCTCCAAGGTGACAGTTGTAGATCGCTTGTGTTTGAGTACCTATGCGTGTAAACCATAGGTTTATTAAAACTCAAAACTGCACACAGAAATTGACATCTAAAACGCTTAACAAAACGTTTCAAACGGCTTCTGTTAAGCCTATCGCAACACCATGATCCCTTATGGCATAACCCTCAGGgttcagaaaaattggctgctggaagcataaggaaCGAAATTAATAGGTCACTTTTTGCTCCTtggactatagctcttagactacttatttttataacctaagacttagaaGGTCTTTTtttgctacccactagataACGTACCTGACTGGTTAGCTGGTGTAAGTGCAACTCAGTTTCAGTATCATCACAATTATATGTAGCCTCGATATGTGTTTCGAAGAGCCCATCAATATGTCTCTTGGTAATGGATAAGTTCTCGAAAGATGAGTGGAGAGTAAGATAATCACTGCCGGCTATCTGCAAGTTCACCATTTCAACCACGGTCTGCACAGCTCGCCACTGACGCAAGGAACTCAACTGCCATCACAGAGTGCGTGGTTTAAATCACAAGACGACTACTGTGCCTCCCATGCAACACCTATACTCTATTTCGTCGTGCCACCACCTGCGCTATTTCCTGCTTGTAAAAAGCCGATATCGGGTACAGCCTATTTCAAGTTGTAGTCTAATGCAGGGCCATCGACAATATCACATGGAACTATTCCCAACCCCGGAACCTTTGAAGATGTTCGTTTAAGCGAGCGACAACCTTCCCTGCCTCCTCATGTATGTACACGTGCTTCATTCACAACTTCGTTCCTTGTGGTGTTGTTCGAAGCACGGATACGAAACTTGAATCACGTATTGCGGCGGTCAAGCAAAGACTGAATCGTTAGATAAGGCCCAATTACCTTATCCTCTATTACGTGCCTGGGGAGCCTATATTTTTCGAGCACATGGCACTTGTCCTTATCAGATCCAACGCCCTCCATCACGAGATACCTATAACGTAGGTCTCTCATTTGTTATTATCCACTCTACGACAAGTCCGGAGACACCAACTCAATTATATTTGCAAGCCGCGTTCGAGGAAAAGCGGTGAACAATTATGTAGCCGCCTCAACTCATATGCATGTTATTGTGCACGATAATCAAATTGGGTGTTTCGTATTGACAACCTAATTCCGGATTCACATTTACTCGggctcaagctcaagcccgAGTTATCAAGTTGACACAAGCATCACATCCTTGGCAGGCTgctgggtagcagaaaagttagcTGCCCAAGTCTGAGGacataaaaataagtagtctaacaAACATAGTCttaggagcataaagtgacctactaatttcgtctgcTATAAGCTTCTAGAGGTCAACTTTTCAGTTCATTTGTCATCAAGATTACTAATAGTGttgaatttattttctttattcaGGCGCCCACTGTCATGGCGAGTCTACTAATGCTATGTCATTATTCCCCTCCCTCATCATGTCCTGTTCAACAAGGACCATTACTCATGCCGCACAGCGTAGTCGGTGTCAGGGAGGTACAGGTGTCGGTCTGCTCCTTCCTTGGTGAGAACAACCATACGAATAACACCACCGGAGCTGCCATCCCACTTGATGGCCTCCCTCAAAGCTCCCTTGACGAAGTTGACCGCATCGTCCTTCTCCATGCCCTCTCGCCAGTTGGCGTCACAGTAGCCGTAGATGTAAGTCGATCCGGATCCACCAATGGCATACGCCTGCTTGTGGAGAGAACCACCCAGAGGAATGGAGTAGACTTGACCACCGAATCGCTCATCCCAACCAGCAATAATCAGACCGGCACTACAGAAGGCGGTTAGTAATCAATATAATATGGAGGTCAAACTTGTAGTGTTGGGACATACGATAGGCGGTCCTTGTTGGCGTAGCAAATCTCCTGGAAGATTGACGCAGCGGTCTGTGTCATGGGAGGCTTTCCGTTGGTCATGGCGAACAGTCCAAGTTGGTATTGAACAATATCGGCGACAGCCTGAGTATCGGCAGCTGAACCGGATCGGCAGCACCAAATGGTGTCGTGTACTCTCGTCAATTTGTCTGTCACTCGGTTTGCGATGTAGGCACCGGTCGTTGTTCGTGAATCCGCACCTAGAGGGCAGGGGTTATTAGCTGCATCTCCATTGGGGACGATGATATATACCCAGAATGACACCATCCTTGAAAGTAACTGCCATACTAATGAACTGTTAGGCCATGTCGTTTGCATCATCAATGAGTTACGTACATCGACGTTCCCAAGCTATAGACTCGTTAGTAAGCTGCACAAGACCATGAGAAACACATTTCAATACTCACTTAACCTCTCCCTTCTTGAGACGATCCATATCTACATGGATACCGTCTAGCGACACTGTAAGCTTCCATGTCGATAGCTATGACGAAAGGGTTCCTAACGCACCCTCATTCAACACTCCAGCGTTGCCAAATTCCATTATGCCGATCTTTTTGATAATTTGTTCAAAGTTGTAGGAAGAAGGGGCAATCGGTCGGTCAAACGTCGTGAGTCGTAATGTTTCGTTGTTGTTGGTCTTTGCTTGGGGAGGAAGACTGTAGCTTAACTGAAGCTCAGGAAGGCAGCTCTGAACGCGCAGCCGCCATGGCTAGTTATCTCCACGTGATTGTGCACGTGATCTGGACTCAATAGAACAAGACATCCATACCTACAATAaaataggtacctaggtagcttaTTCAAATTCATGACCCGAGTTATTCGCTATTACTAGAACGATTCATTCTTGAACTCTCTAAATGTATGTTTATAGGCACGCAGTTCTATCATTAAGCAATTCGAGTTGCAGCACGCTATGTATGAACAGACCGGTCCAGCCGGAACCAGTATATGCGGGTTTCTTTCCTGTCCAGATTACTCGTGCATCATCGATATCTGATTTATAGACAAGTATTCTAGTGTTTGTGCAGCTCTTGATCAGGCCCCTCACCTGCGACACCCTCAACGCCCTCCTTCTTATCCTTATCACCACAGCCACAATCGTAGAAGTCTCCGATATTCTCACAATCGAACAGAGGCTTATGTACCCTCTCGTTGACGATATTATGAGCAAAGCACAGCCAACCAGCGGCTGCGTTGCGACTGCTTGTCTGGGGAGGGTATTGGGCAAGCAGCTGTCGGAAATGCTCCGCACACTGGCCGCAAGGATAAAGTCGGGCGAAGAGGTGCATAAAAGTCTCGAGTGCCATACGATCCTCCTTGGTCGGTTTATCGGGGAATCGAGCCATCATTGTGTGGAGGAACTTCCACGTCGCGTGGCCGAGCTCAGCTCTGGTAGAAGGTGTGTTAGTGGCACGTTGTATGTAGGTTTAAACTCAAACAACATACTTTAATGTCGCGTTTTCAAGCTTAGGTGCAATAGACTCGCCCTGGAGGAGACCCGCAGGCATAGCGTTGAGGTCGGCCACGAACTCAgatcgagaagcttctttcaGGGGCAATTCAACGTCATTTTGAAGTTTGGGAAGAAGGACACTGCGTGTAGGACCAGAGAAGAAATAAGACAATGTGAAAAAGACTCCTAGGACCAGTATAAAGGTCAAAGTTAAGTGCTGTCGACGGGCCATGGTTGTAGCGTTGGTTTGTAAAAGAGTGAGATGGAGGTCAGTCCTCCGTTTGTAGTTGATGGCTCATGATAGAGTAGATAAATTCCAGCTTGACCTGTATGGAACGAGGTGCTAACCTCTAAGCCCACTAGCCAAATTCAGCACAAGACCCTGCGTGTCCTGACGCAGTGGGGGAACAACTGAATTCACACGAATCATATATGAGGACACATAAAGTGGCATGAGGTGGGGCCGGCCGTCGCCAGATCGGATGCCGGTTGAGATGGGTGGATCCCCGAACATCTGACGTTTGACAATTAAGTATCGTATAAATGAGTTCATGTATTAAGTTCGTAACTTGAAGTTTGGTCTGTGTTGTTAGTGCTCTGAGTTTGGGCCATAAGCTCAGCTAAGTACCAAACTAGTATTGAACACGAGCAAAAAGAAGTGCCCAAAGTAATAGTAAAGAATGCGTATCCATCCACATCTCAACGTATGCCATTGAGATGTTTGTTTTTAATGGTGAGATCTATCGAAACATAAAC
This Fusarium poae strain DAOMC 252244 chromosome 3, whole genome shotgun sequence DNA region includes the following protein-coding sequences:
- the PRE3 gene encoding Proteasome subunit beta type-1 (MEROPS:MER0001645~BUSCO:45369at5125) gives rise to the protein MEFGNAGVLNEDGIHVDMDRLKKGEVNLGTSIMAVTFKDGVILGADSRTTTGAYIANRVTDKLTRVHDTIWCCRSGSAADTQAVADIVQYQLGLFAMTNGKPPMTQTAASIFQEICYANKDRLSAGLIIAGWDERFGGQVYSIPLGGSLHKQAYAIGGSGSTYIYGYCDANWREGMEKDDAVNFVKGALREAIKWDGSSGGVIRMVVLTKEGADRHLYLPDTDYAVRHE
- a CDS encoding hypothetical protein (TransMembrane:1 (i7-25o)~BUSCO:56313at5125) gives rise to the protein MARRQHLTLTFILVLGVFFTLSYFFSGPTRSVLLPKLQNDVELPLKEASRSEFVADLNAMPAGLLQGESIAPKLENATLKAELGHATWKFLHTMMARFPDKPTKEDRMALETFMHLFARLYPCGQCAEHFRQLLAQYPPQTSSRNAAAGWLCFAHNIVNERVHKPLFDCENIGDFYDCGCGDKDKKEGVEGVAGEGPDQELHKH